In the Candidatus Eisenbacteria bacterium genome, GACGCGGATCCGCTCGAGCGCCTGATCGATATGATAGAGAAGACGCGTATCGCGGGAGGCGAAGTGGAACGCCTTCTCCCGCTCCATCGCGTCGGTCCCGAGATCCGCCATGTGGAACGAATAGGCGGAGAGATCGCCCGCGGCGTCCCTCTGCGTCTGGTTCGACGACGACTGATGCCGCTCGAGAGCGCGGAGCAGCTTCGCGCGCTCCTCGAGGAGGCGCTCCTCGAAGTGCGCGAGTTCCTTCTTGTTCACCTCTTGTCCCCTTCGCTTTCCGTCCGGCCGGCCGCCGCCGGGGAAACCCGCGAGACGGCGATCCGGGCCGGCTCGCCGTTCAGATCCCACTCCTGGGCGCTCTCCCCCCGCGCCTCGCCCCGCTCGAGGGAGACGGTGAGAGTGTCCGAGCGGATCTGATCGGAATGACGGTCCACGGCACGCGCGAGCCGATCGCTCCCCTCGTACACGACGCGGACTCGATCGACGACCTCGAACCCGGCTTCTTTACGCATGAATTGAATCTTGTTCACCATCTCTCGGGCGAATCCCTCCATGAGAAGGTCCTCGTCGAGAGACGTATCGAGGAAAAGAACCGTGCGCTCTCCCCGTTCCATTTCGTAGGTACCGGCCCCCTTCTCCTCCGTCTCGAGATGCGAGGGGCCGAGGAGGACCGCCTGCCCGTCCACCTCGATCTCCCCTCTCCCCTCGTCCCGAATCCGCCGCACCGCCTCGGAGGGGAGGGCGCGGATCGCCGCGGCGACCTTTCCCGCGAGAGGGCCGAACTCGGGGCCGAGAACGGAGAAGACCGGCTTCGCCGAGAGGCGGAGAAGGGGACCCGCGTCCCTCGCGATCTCGAGCGCGCGGGCGTTCAGCTCCTCGCGCACCGGCCCCAGCATCCGCTCGAGCCGGCGGATCGACTCCTCGTCGGGTAGGACGACCACGATGCGCCGCACCGGCTGGCGGGTCTTGATCGATCTTCGCATCCGAACCGCGCGGCCGAGGTTCGCGACCTCGCGCGAGAGATCGACCGCCGCCTCGAGGTCCGCGTCGATCCGCGTCCCGTCCGGTTCGGGGTACGACGCGAGATGAACCGACTCCGGCTCGTTCGGATGGAAAGGCGGGACGAGGGCGCGATAGACCTCTTCGCTCACGAACGGGACGATCGGAGCGAGGAGCTTCGAGAGGACGACGAGCGTCTCGTAAAGCGTCTCGAACGCGGCGCGCTTCTCGGCGTCCATGCCGCTCTTCCAGAAACGCTTCCGGTTCCGCCGCACGTACCAATTGCTGAGGTCGTCGATGACGAACTCCTGGAGGGCGCGCCCGGCCCGCGTGAGATCGTATCGGTCGAGCGCGGCCCCGGCCTCGCGAGAGGCCCTGTCGAGGCGCGAGAGGACCCAGCGGTCCATATCGGTCCGGCCCGATTCCCTCTCGCCGCGCGCGGACGGGTCGAACCGATCGAGCGACGCGTAGAGAAGAAAGAACGAGAGCGTGTTCCGGAGCGTGTCGACGAACGGGTATCCCACCTCGCGCACCGTTCCGACGCTGAAGCGGCGCGGCACCCAGAGCGGCTGGCTCCAGACGAGGTACCACCGGAGAGCGTCGGCGCCGTATTTTCTCAGGATCTCCCACGGATCGACGACGTTCCCCTTCGTCTTCGACATCTTCTTCCCTTCCTCGTCGAGCACGAGGCCGATGACGAAGCAGCTCTTGTACGAGCTCGTTCCGGAAACGTGCGTGCTGATCGCGAGGAGGGAATGGAACCAGCCGCGCGTCTGATCGGTCCCCTCGCAGATGAACTCGGCGGGGAACTGGTCGGCGAACAACCCCTCCTCATCGAAGGGGAAGCGGTACTGCGCGTAGGGCATGCAGCCGGAATCGAACCAGACATCGATCACTTCCGGCACGCGCTTCATCGCACCGGCGCACGCCTCGCAGCGGATCTCGACCCGATCCGCCCACGGCCGGTGGAGATCGATCGGCTCGGGAAGGGGCGCGGTCGCGCGCCGGCGGAGATCCTCGACGCCGCCGACGGACGCGGTTTCCCCGCACGAGGCGCACCGCCAGATGTTGAGCGGCGTTCCCCAGAAGCGGTCGCGGGAAAGACACCAGTCGACGTTGTTCTCGAGCCACTTGCCGAAGCGGTTCTGCCCGAGCTCGGGCGGGTACCACGCGATTCGTGTGTTCTCCTCCACGAGCCGATCGCGGTAGGCGGTCGTCCGGATGAACCAACTCGCCCGCGCGAAGTAGAGGAGCGGCGTCGCGCAGCGCCAGCAGTGCGGATAGCTGTGCGTGGTCCGCTCCTCGCGAAAGAGAAGGCCGCGCGCAACGAGGTTCCGAATGATCTCCGGATCCGCCTCCTTCACCGGGCGCCCGGCCCACTCGGTCACCGACTCGACGAAGCGGCCGGTCGCGTCGACGAGCGAGATGACCGGAAGCCCCTCTTCCTGGCCGATCCGATAGTCGTCCTCGCCGTACGCGGGGGCGATGTGAACGATGCCGGTCCCCTCCTCGAGCGACACGAAG is a window encoding:
- a CDS encoding TraR/DksA C4-type zinc finger protein; this translates as MNKKELAHFEERLLEERAKLLRALERHQSSSNQTQRDAAGDLSAYSFHMADLGTDAMEREKAFHFASRDTRLLYHIDQALERIRVGTYGICEDCGEPIPEGRLEIVPHARLCAACKEKEGQSGP
- a CDS encoding isoleucine--tRNA ligase — its product is MTERSRFPEPNPAPVPEREEEILRFWKEREIFRKSVERPAARSFVFYEGPPTANALPGIHHAAGRIVKDLVCRFRTMQGFRVVRKGGWDTHGLPVEIEVEKELGFTNKGQIEQYGIDRFNQKCRERVFRFSEEWERMSDRIGFWVDMKNPYVTCTNEYIESVWAVLKRFWDAGLIYEGHKVVPYCPRCGTPLSSHEVSQGYADVIDPSITIRMRVLGEQGRSFLAWTTTPWTLPSNAAIAVAPAETYVEVEGEGETLILAEARLSLVFKNAPRIARRFRGADLVGMRYERLFPYAEEDPRAWRVIAADFVSLEEGTGIVHIAPAYGEDDYRIGQEEGLPVISLVDATGRFVESVTEWAGRPVKEADPEIIRNLVARGLLFREERTTHSYPHCWRCATPLLYFARASWFIRTTAYRDRLVEENTRIAWYPPELGQNRFGKWLENNVDWCLSRDRFWGTPLNIWRCASCGETASVGGVEDLRRRATAPLPEPIDLHRPWADRVEIRCEACAGAMKRVPEVIDVWFDSGCMPYAQYRFPFDEEGLFADQFPAEFICEGTDQTRGWFHSLLAISTHVSGTSSYKSCFVIGLVLDEEGKKMSKTKGNVVDPWEILRKYGADALRWYLVWSQPLWVPRRFSVGTVREVGYPFVDTLRNTLSFFLLYASLDRFDPSARGERESGRTDMDRWVLSRLDRASREAGAALDRYDLTRAGRALQEFVIDDLSNWYVRRNRKRFWKSGMDAEKRAAFETLYETLVVLSKLLAPIVPFVSEEVYRALVPPFHPNEPESVHLASYPEPDGTRIDADLEAAVDLSREVANLGRAVRMRRSIKTRQPVRRIVVVLPDEESIRRLERMLGPVREELNARALEIARDAGPLLRLSAKPVFSVLGPEFGPLAGKVAAAIRALPSEAVRRIRDEGRGEIEVDGQAVLLGPSHLETEEKGAGTYEMERGERTVLFLDTSLDEDLLMEGFAREMVNKIQFMRKEAGFEVVDRVRVVYEGSDRLARAVDRHSDQIRSDTLTVSLERGEARGESAQEWDLNGEPARIAVSRVSPAAAGRTESEGDKR